A region from the Geobacter benzoatilyticus genome encodes:
- the lnt gene encoding apolipoprotein N-acyltransferase has product MDYSRFRLPHLDAVPWRDYLLSILSGALLALSFPSPGISPLAWVAFVPLLLACARKSPGEAFRLGFISGLAAYAGILYWITIVVTAYGKLPWIVSIGVLSMLVSYLALYPAAVVYVVRRGEDRGISLLVSFPLLWVGLEYARAFLITGFPWASLGYSQYRTLPLIQIADVAGVYGLSFIIALANVVFFRIVRGFASREPAPYPVKSALFLLVLLIATVAYGFNRLHVPENGAPFKVALIQGNIDQNIKWDPEFQEETVAIYERLSRKACAAAPADLLVWPESAAPFYFQDEARYAARIKGLARELNTCTVFGSPAYEKSGESLKYLNSAFLLSPWGDVLGRSDKIHLVPFGEYVPMASFLPFVHKIVVGIGDFTPGAQVAALDTGKGKIGILVCFEGIFPELSRAYVRAGSRLLVNITNDAWFGRSSAPYQHLSMTVFRAVENRVPLVRAANTGITSIIDSKGHIRGMTPLFRESVLNGEVRLGEGETFYNRYGDIFAWGCLGGALIVAALAFTRRKS; this is encoded by the coding sequence GTGGACTATAGCAGATTCAGGTTGCCCCATTTGGATGCCGTGCCCTGGCGCGACTACCTGCTGTCGATTCTTTCGGGAGCACTTCTTGCCCTTTCATTTCCGAGTCCGGGGATCTCTCCGCTGGCCTGGGTCGCCTTTGTTCCGCTCCTTCTCGCCTGTGCCCGGAAGTCGCCGGGCGAGGCCTTTCGCCTGGGGTTCATTTCAGGGCTTGCCGCCTATGCGGGTATCCTCTACTGGATAACCATTGTTGTCACTGCCTACGGAAAGCTCCCCTGGATCGTAAGCATCGGCGTTCTCTCGATGCTTGTGTCGTACCTGGCCCTCTATCCAGCCGCAGTCGTGTATGTGGTTCGGCGTGGGGAGGATCGGGGGATTTCCCTCCTTGTCTCCTTTCCGCTCCTCTGGGTAGGCCTTGAGTATGCAAGAGCTTTTCTGATCACCGGGTTCCCATGGGCCAGCCTCGGGTACAGCCAGTACCGCACTCTCCCTCTTATTCAGATTGCCGACGTTGCGGGGGTGTATGGCCTTAGTTTCATCATTGCCCTTGCGAACGTGGTTTTCTTTCGGATCGTACGCGGATTCGCGTCACGGGAGCCTGCCCCTTATCCGGTCAAGAGTGCCCTGTTCCTGCTTGTACTGCTCATTGCCACCGTTGCCTACGGTTTCAATCGCCTCCATGTTCCCGAGAACGGGGCGCCCTTCAAGGTTGCTCTCATTCAGGGGAACATCGATCAGAACATCAAATGGGATCCGGAGTTTCAGGAAGAAACCGTCGCCATCTATGAGCGCCTTTCGCGCAAGGCCTGTGCTGCCGCTCCGGCAGACCTCCTTGTATGGCCGGAGAGTGCCGCCCCCTTCTACTTCCAGGACGAAGCGCGGTATGCCGCCAGGATCAAGGGGTTGGCCAGGGAGCTCAATACCTGCACCGTGTTCGGGAGCCCCGCCTACGAAAAAAGCGGAGAGAGCCTTAAATACCTGAACAGTGCATTTCTCCTCTCACCTTGGGGAGACGTACTCGGCCGCAGCGACAAAATTCACCTTGTCCCCTTCGGCGAATACGTGCCCATGGCGAGTTTTCTCCCCTTTGTGCACAAGATCGTTGTTGGAATAGGCGATTTTACGCCCGGCGCCCAGGTGGCCGCCCTGGATACCGGCAAGGGAAAAATCGGCATTCTTGTATGCTTCGAGGGAATTTTCCCGGAGCTTTCCCGGGCCTATGTCCGCGCCGGCAGCCGTCTTCTGGTCAATATCACCAACGATGCCTGGTTCGGCCGTTCTTCGGCTCCGTACCAGCATCTTTCCATGACCGTTTTCCGTGCCGTGGAGAACCGCGTGCCGCTGGTGCGGGCTGCCAATACCGGTATAACCTCCATTATCGACAGCAAGGGACACATCCGCGGGATGACCCCGCTTTTCAGGGAGTCAGTACTGAACGGCGAAGTACGACTGGGCGAGGGAGAAACTTTCTATAACCGCTACGGGGACATTTTCGCCTGGGGATGTCTCGGAGGGGCGCTGATTGTTGCGGCGCTTGCGTTCACAAGAAGGAAATCGTAA
- a CDS encoding FKBP-type peptidyl-prolyl cis-trans isomerase — protein sequence MRSVEKLLILFLFVAGVTIAACSDKDTKSTEAPKPAAASGAAVTTPSGLSYVDIVVGSGSSPVSGKPVKVHYTGWLENGTKFDSSVDRGEPFVFTIGAGEVIPGWDEGVMTMKAGGKRRLTVPAKLGYGEAGAGGVIPPNATLIFEVELLEVAQ from the coding sequence GTGAGGTCTGTCGAAAAACTTCTGATCCTTTTTCTTTTTGTTGCCGGGGTAACCATTGCTGCCTGCTCCGACAAGGATACAAAATCAACCGAGGCACCTAAACCTGCTGCTGCGTCCGGGGCTGCGGTCACGACACCGTCCGGGCTTTCCTATGTGGATATTGTGGTTGGAAGTGGCTCAAGTCCTGTCTCCGGAAAGCCGGTCAAGGTCCATTATACGGGGTGGCTGGAGAACGGGACCAAGTTCGATAGCTCCGTAGATCGTGGCGAGCCCTTTGTTTTCACCATTGGTGCCGGCGAGGTGATTCCCGGCTGGGATGAAGGGGTCATGACCATGAAGGCCGGCGGCAAGCGCCGGTTAACGGTGCCGGCAAAGCTCGGCTACGGCGAGGCCGGCGCCGGAGGCGTGATTCCGCCCAATGCGACACTTATTTTTGAAGTCGAGTTGCTTGAGGTGGCACAGTAA
- a CDS encoding hemolysin family protein, whose product MDEGSGRKSSGLLDMFGRFLIGRKRITEEEIQEIINASEEEGLINPEENEMIRSIFELRDTVVREIMVPRTDMAGVSVDTPVGEVLKTIIACGHSRIPVYDGTVDNIVGLIYAKDLLKYWGMSETSINIKRILRTPYFIPETKNLEELLQEFKRKRVHIAIVIDEYGGTSGLVTIEDLLEQIVGDIQDEYDVEEDWLVEEPDGAILVDARLPIEDLEEYFGIEIEREKFDTVAGLIFHLTGRIPKVGEEIENGTLRMTILEGGERNIRKIRVERVVGVSEEAEG is encoded by the coding sequence TTGGACGAAGGCTCTGGCAGGAAAAGCTCCGGTCTGCTCGACATGTTTGGCAGGTTTTTGATCGGCAGAAAGCGGATTACCGAAGAAGAGATCCAGGAGATCATCAACGCAAGTGAAGAAGAGGGGCTCATCAATCCCGAAGAAAACGAGATGATCCGCTCAATTTTTGAACTGCGCGACACGGTCGTCAGGGAGATCATGGTGCCGCGAACCGACATGGCCGGAGTCTCGGTAGATACTCCGGTGGGAGAGGTCCTTAAGACCATCATCGCCTGCGGCCATTCGCGGATTCCGGTGTACGACGGGACCGTGGACAACATAGTCGGCCTCATCTACGCCAAGGATCTCCTGAAATATTGGGGGATGAGCGAAACATCCATCAATATCAAAAGGATCCTGCGGACACCGTATTTCATTCCCGAAACCAAGAACCTGGAGGAGCTCCTCCAGGAGTTCAAGCGCAAGCGGGTCCACATCGCGATCGTCATCGACGAGTACGGCGGCACTTCTGGGCTCGTGACCATCGAAGATCTTTTGGAACAGATCGTGGGAGATATTCAGGACGAGTATGACGTGGAGGAAGATTGGCTCGTTGAGGAGCCCGACGGCGCTATTCTCGTGGATGCCCGCCTCCCAATCGAGGACCTGGAGGAATATTTCGGCATTGAAATCGAGCGGGAGAAGTTCGATACGGTAGCCGGTCTTATCTTTCATCTGACGGGCCGGATTCCCAAGGTCGGCGAGGAAATTGAAAACGGGACCCTGCGTATGACGATACTTGAAGGGGGCGAGCGCAATATCAGGAAAATTCGGGTTGAACGGGTTGTCGGCGTGTCTGAGGAGGCAGAGGGGTAG
- the lysS gene encoding lysine--tRNA ligase, producing the protein MEELSELLLQRRRKVDALWEAGINPYPNDYKPRHTSADVISAYGQCETIEEGADTFVIAGRIIARRSFGKAAFIQLQDRKGRIQLYVRKDTIGDEAFEAFETFDIGDIIGATGTPFRTKTGELSLNVSQVRLLTKSFLPLPEKFHGLTDVETRYRQRYVDLIVNPEVRDVFVKRSRIVNLIREFMVSHDFLEVETPMMQPIPGGATARPFVTHHNALDMELFLRIAPELYLKRLVVGGFERVFEINRNFRNEGISVRHNPEFTMMEFYQAYATFEDLMDFTEELLCHVAQEVLGTLDFTYQGTEISFQRPWKRLTVKEAILEYGDIDAKSLEDRDLAYAYAQKIGLELPADVGYGKLITEIFEEVAETKLIQPTFITAYPTEVSPLSRKSDKDPDIVDRFEFFCAGREMANAFSELNDPVDQKERFLGQVAQKAKGDEEAHYMDEDYIRALEYGMPPTAGEGIGIDRLVMLLTDSPSIRDVILFPQLRKGK; encoded by the coding sequence ATGGAAGAACTGAGCGAGTTGTTGCTCCAGAGGCGGCGCAAGGTGGATGCCCTCTGGGAAGCGGGAATCAACCCCTATCCGAATGATTATAAACCCCGGCATACTTCTGCCGATGTAATTTCAGCGTACGGCCAGTGCGAGACAATAGAGGAAGGTGCCGACACGTTCGTCATCGCCGGGCGGATCATTGCCCGCCGCTCATTCGGCAAGGCTGCCTTCATCCAGCTCCAGGACCGCAAGGGTCGAATTCAACTCTATGTCCGCAAGGATACCATCGGTGACGAGGCCTTCGAAGCCTTCGAAACCTTCGATATCGGAGATATCATTGGGGCCACAGGTACCCCGTTCCGCACCAAGACCGGCGAACTTTCCCTCAACGTGAGCCAGGTCCGGCTCCTTACCAAGTCGTTTCTGCCCTTGCCCGAGAAGTTCCATGGCCTCACCGACGTGGAAACCCGTTATCGCCAGCGTTACGTGGACCTGATCGTGAACCCGGAGGTTCGCGATGTTTTTGTCAAGCGTTCCCGTATTGTTAATCTGATTCGCGAATTCATGGTTTCGCACGACTTTCTCGAAGTGGAAACGCCGATGATGCAGCCCATTCCCGGCGGTGCCACGGCCCGGCCATTTGTCACCCACCATAACGCTCTCGACATGGAGCTGTTCCTCCGCATTGCTCCCGAGCTCTACCTGAAGCGGCTGGTGGTCGGCGGGTTCGAGCGGGTTTTCGAGATCAACCGCAACTTCCGCAACGAGGGGATTTCGGTTCGCCACAATCCCGAGTTCACCATGATGGAGTTCTATCAGGCCTATGCGACCTTTGAGGACTTGATGGATTTCACCGAAGAGCTCCTCTGTCATGTGGCCCAGGAGGTTCTGGGGACCCTTGACTTCACCTATCAGGGGACGGAGATCAGCTTCCAGCGCCCCTGGAAGCGGCTCACCGTCAAAGAGGCGATCCTCGAGTACGGCGACATCGATGCGAAATCCCTTGAAGACCGAGATCTTGCCTATGCCTATGCCCAGAAGATAGGGCTTGAACTGCCGGCTGATGTCGGCTACGGCAAGCTGATAACGGAAATCTTCGAAGAGGTTGCAGAGACAAAGCTTATCCAGCCGACCTTTATCACCGCCTATCCCACGGAGGTGTCGCCACTTTCCCGTAAAAGCGACAAGGATCCCGATATCGTAGACCGCTTCGAGTTCTTCTGTGCCGGTCGTGAAATGGCAAACGCCTTTTCGGAGCTTAACGACCCGGTTGACCAGAAGGAGCGCTTCCTGGGCCAGGTGGCACAGAAGGCCAAAGGCGACGAAGAAGCCCATTATATGGATGAGGATTACATTCGGGCCCTTGAATACGGCATGCCGCCGACTGCCGGAGAGGGAATAGGCATCGACCGTCTTGTCATGCTCCTTACGGATTCCCCTTCCATTCGCGATGTCATCCTCTTCCCCCAACTTCGTAAGGGAAAATAA
- the ybeY gene encoding rRNA maturation RNase YbeY yields MKVTISNRQRRNPIGTPNLRKVAERILSALGYPDSELSVVITGDRGIRRVNRDYLDKDRPTNVISFAMNEGEFGGINPGMLGDVIISADTAAREAEEGGIPFWSRLCFLMLHGILHIVGYDHERSGEAEARRMEAKEREIFALLEREGLV; encoded by the coding sequence TTGAAGGTAACAATATCGAATCGGCAGAGGCGGAACCCGATCGGGACGCCAAACCTAAGAAAAGTGGCGGAGAGGATATTAAGCGCCTTGGGATATCCCGATAGCGAGCTTTCCGTGGTAATTACCGGAGACCGCGGCATCAGGCGCGTCAATCGGGACTACCTTGACAAGGACCGGCCCACTAACGTTATCTCCTTTGCCATGAACGAGGGGGAATTTGGGGGGATAAATCCGGGAATGCTGGGCGACGTGATCATCTCCGCCGATACGGCTGCCCGCGAGGCGGAGGAGGGGGGGATACCCTTCTGGTCACGGCTTTGTTTCCTTATGCTGCACGGAATTCTCCATATCGTCGGTTACGACCACGAGCGTAGCGGTGAGGCTGAGGCCCGGCGCATGGAGGCGAAGGAGCGGGAAATCTTCGCGCTTCTGGAGAGGGAAGGGCTTGTCTAG
- a CDS encoding diacylglycerol kinase produces MSSTRKDGGDGEGKREGVAMAPNGDPLKPSRFIDSVNCAIEGIFWATRTQKHMRSHFLSALVLLFAVLFLRVSALEFTLLAVSVSFVLFAELMNTAVEAVVDMVSPEYHPLAKVAKDVAAGAVLVATIGAAVMGYLILSHYIFPIYKEALAMIGTPSEMGAVVALLAVVIVVVILKSLSGRGTPLQGGLPSGHAAVAFSIATLVTLNTQDPLISILTITLAVMVSHSRLLLSIHTIREVVFGAVTGSAITLVVLLLFRFV; encoded by the coding sequence TTGTCTAGCACCCGAAAAGACGGTGGAGATGGGGAGGGCAAGCGCGAAGGCGTTGCCATGGCACCCAATGGCGACCCCTTGAAGCCGTCTCGATTTATCGATTCCGTCAACTGCGCCATCGAGGGGATTTTCTGGGCCACGCGCACCCAGAAGCATATGCGTTCGCACTTTCTCTCGGCGCTGGTACTGCTTTTCGCCGTGCTTTTCCTGCGGGTGTCGGCACTTGAGTTCACTCTCCTGGCGGTGTCCGTCTCCTTCGTGCTCTTTGCCGAACTGATGAATACGGCGGTAGAGGCGGTTGTGGACATGGTTTCGCCTGAGTATCATCCCCTGGCCAAGGTGGCCAAGGATGTGGCTGCCGGCGCAGTGCTCGTGGCAACTATTGGCGCTGCGGTCATGGGTTATCTGATCCTGTCCCATTACATTTTTCCCATTTACAAGGAGGCGCTCGCCATGATAGGTACCCCGTCGGAGATGGGGGCGGTGGTGGCCTTGCTGGCGGTTGTGATCGTCGTGGTGATCCTCAAGTCGCTTTCCGGCCGGGGGACCCCGCTTCAGGGGGGGCTCCCCAGCGGCCACGCGGCGGTGGCCTTTTCCATTGCCACTCTGGTAACTTTGAATACCCAGGATCCGCTCATCTCGATACTGACCATAACTCTCGCCGTAATGGTTAGCCACTCGCGGCTTTTGCTCAGCATTCACACCATACGCGAGGTTGTTTTCGGCGCGGTTACCGGATCGGCAATCACCCTGGTGGTGCTGCTGCTGTTCCGGTTTGTGTAA
- the prfB gene encoding peptide chain release factor 2 (programmed frameshift) encodes MFREEVARIENLSERIAKLRGSLDIDSKREDIQEMEAQIAAPGFWDDNDKAQQLLRERTRIEKILDLWDRLNRQADDVRVLIELGEEAADEATLEEVRSLNDQLEKDVEGAEFQRMLSGPHDKSTCFFSINAGAGGTEAQDWAEMLLRMYLRYCERKGWKTEITDYQAGDEAGLKSATFTVDGEYAYGYLKAEAGIHRLVRISPFDSNARRHTSFASVYAFPEIEDDIEVTIIESDLRIDTYRSSGAGGQHVNTTDSAVRITHVPTGLVAASQSERSQHMNKATAMRMLRAKLYEKELREREAKAAEIGGEKKEIGWGSQIRSYVLHPYKMVKDLRTGVETGNPDAVLDGDLEEFIVAFLMGVRRDVKDTID; translated from the exons ATGTTCAGAGAAGAAGTAGCCCGTATCGAAAATCTCTCGGAGAGAATCGCCAAGCTCCGGGGGTCTCTT GACATAGACAGCAAGCGGGAAGACATCCAGGAGATGGAGGCGCAGATTGCCGCGCCGGGTTTCTGGGATGACAATGACAAGGCCCAGCAGCTCCTCCGGGAGCGCACGCGGATCGAAAAAATACTGGACCTTTGGGATCGCCTCAACCGGCAGGCCGATGATGTGCGGGTGTTGATAGAGCTTGGCGAGGAGGCCGCCGACGAGGCTACCCTGGAGGAGGTCCGGTCGCTCAATGACCAGCTGGAGAAAGATGTGGAGGGGGCCGAGTTTCAGCGTATGCTTTCTGGGCCCCATGACAAGAGTACCTGCTTCTTCTCCATCAATGCGGGGGCCGGCGGCACCGAGGCCCAGGATTGGGCCGAGATGCTGCTGCGGATGTACCTCCGCTATTGCGAACGCAAGGGGTGGAAGACCGAGATAACCGACTACCAGGCCGGCGACGAGGCAGGGCTCAAGTCCGCCACCTTTACCGTTGACGGTGAATATGCATACGGATATCTTAAGGCCGAAGCCGGTATCCACCGGCTTGTGCGGATATCCCCCTTTGACTCCAATGCCCGGCGTCACACTTCATTCGCCTCGGTTTACGCCTTCCCCGAAATCGAAGACGATATCGAGGTGACGATCATAGAGTCGGATCTGCGGATTGATACCTACCGCTCCAGCGGCGCTGGCGGCCAGCATGTCAACACGACTGATTCGGCCGTCCGCATTACCCATGTCCCCACCGGCCTTGTTGCCGCAAGCCAGAGCGAGCGGAGCCAGCACATGAACAAGGCCACCGCCATGAGGATGCTCCGGGCAAAGCTCTACGAGAAGGAACTCCGGGAGCGGGAGGCAAAGGCTGCCGAGATCGGCGGGGAAAAGAAGGAGATTGGCTGGGGGAGTCAAATCCGCTCTTACGTGCTGCACCCTTACAAAATGGTGAAGGACCTGAGAACCGGCGTCGAAACCGGCAACCCCGACGCGGTTCTGGATGGCGATCTGGAAGAATTCATCGTTGCCTTCCTCATGGGTGTGCGCCGCGATGTTAAGGATACTATCGACTGA
- a CDS encoding DUF1015 domain-containing protein gives MALIKPFRALRPPKSLAEKVAALPYDVMNVAEAKEMAAGNPYSFLHISRPEIDLPSEVDPYAEDVYVTGRENMARFIAEGTLVPERDECYYVYRQKMGAIEQTGLVVCAGVDDYESGVIKKHELTRADKEEDRVKHIDYLDANDEPVFYTYRNDPVITSLVAKVADGEPVYHFTTGDGVTHTLWVVSDRAVIDELTARFAAIETLYVADGHHRSAAAGRVRELRRSANPGHTGNEEYNWFLTVIFPDSEMNIMPYNRAVKDLNGHSVAELMARVSESFAITPAAKGFAPSRRHEFGMYLEGRWYQLVAKPGSFAEEDTVSCLDVSILQNNLLSPLLAIRNPRTDQRISFVGGIRGTEELERLVDGGDYRIAFSLNPTSMGELMQLADAGQIMPPKSTWFEPKLRSGLFVHKLS, from the coding sequence ATGGCACTGATAAAACCCTTTCGGGCATTGCGCCCTCCCAAATCCCTTGCCGAAAAAGTGGCCGCTCTCCCCTACGATGTCATGAACGTCGCTGAGGCTAAGGAGATGGCCGCAGGGAATCCCTACAGCTTTCTCCATATTTCCCGTCCGGAAATAGATCTTCCCTCCGAAGTGGACCCCTACGCCGAGGACGTTTACGTGACGGGCCGGGAAAATATGGCGCGTTTCATTGCCGAGGGGACCCTCGTGCCGGAACGGGATGAGTGCTATTACGTCTACCGCCAGAAGATGGGGGCCATTGAGCAGACCGGTCTGGTGGTATGTGCCGGCGTTGACGACTACGAGAGCGGGGTTATTAAAAAGCATGAACTGACCCGGGCCGACAAGGAAGAGGACCGGGTAAAGCATATTGATTACCTTGACGCCAATGACGAGCCGGTCTTCTACACCTACCGCAACGATCCGGTAATTACCTCCCTCGTGGCAAAGGTGGCGGATGGCGAGCCGGTTTACCACTTCACCACTGGCGATGGCGTCACCCATACCCTTTGGGTTGTTTCCGACAGGGCTGTCATCGATGAGCTTACGGCGCGGTTTGCCGCCATTGAAACCCTTTACGTGGCCGACGGCCATCATCGCAGCGCCGCTGCCGGGCGGGTGCGCGAGTTGCGGCGCTCAGCCAACCCCGGCCATACGGGCAATGAAGAATACAACTGGTTCCTCACGGTCATTTTCCCTGACAGCGAGATGAATATCATGCCCTATAACCGGGCAGTTAAGGATTTGAACGGCCACTCGGTCGCCGAACTTATGGCACGCGTCAGCGAGAGCTTTGCCATAACTCCGGCAGCCAAGGGATTTGCCCCTTCGCGGCGGCACGAGTTCGGCATGTATCTGGAGGGACGCTGGTACCAGCTTGTTGCCAAACCGGGGAGCTTTGCCGAGGAGGATACCGTTTCATGCCTGGATGTCTCAATCCTCCAGAATAACCTCCTGAGCCCGCTTCTGGCCATCCGCAATCCGCGCACCGATCAGCGGATATCCTTTGTGGGGGGGATCCGGGGGACTGAAGAACTTGAGCGGCTGGTGGACGGCGGAGACTACCGGATTGCCTTCTCACTCAACCCGACTTCCATGGGAGAGTTGATGCAACTGGCCGATGCCGGGCAGATCATGCCGCCCAAGTCGACCTGGTTCGAGCCAAAGCTCCGCAGCGGGCTTTTCGTCCACAAGCTTTCGTAG
- a CDS encoding NlpC/P60 family protein — MTVFVVASLLVATGCAAPLTGLSRAGHAIQVGAFSEVRNAERLAAQLQARGIEAFYFKRDNGLYAVRFGDFPSKQAAQREARKLVSDGLIGTYFIAPPQEISGRRETVLKREPAATMGRIPEEPRKKRPESPDIEKDMGMIAARTAERFVGIPYRWGGNTVVDGMDCSGFARAVYNLCGVNIPRTSREQFKVGDPVGRDALKDGDLVFFGSSEESINHVGIYVGDNRFVHAPRRGDDIKVSSLDENYFAKKFMGGRRYF; from the coding sequence ATGACGGTATTCGTTGTGGCCTCCCTCCTGGTAGCCACCGGTTGTGCCGCCCCGCTGACCGGACTTTCCCGCGCAGGGCATGCCATTCAGGTGGGAGCCTTTTCCGAGGTCAGGAACGCCGAGCGTCTGGCGGCGCAACTCCAGGCGCGCGGAATCGAAGCGTTCTACTTCAAGCGCGACAACGGCTTATATGCCGTCCGCTTTGGCGATTTTCCGTCCAAGCAGGCCGCCCAGAGGGAAGCCCGCAAACTTGTTTCCGACGGCCTCATCGGTACCTATTTCATTGCTCCCCCTCAGGAAATTTCCGGCAGGCGGGAAACCGTTCTGAAGCGGGAGCCTGCGGCCACTATGGGACGAATTCCCGAAGAACCGCGAAAAAAGCGCCCCGAATCTCCGGACATTGAGAAGGATATGGGGATGATTGCCGCGCGTACCGCTGAACGCTTTGTGGGGATACCCTACCGGTGGGGCGGGAATACGGTTGTGGACGGGATGGATTGCAGCGGCTTCGCCCGCGCCGTCTATAATCTCTGCGGAGTAAACATACCCCGCACCTCCCGCGAGCAGTTCAAGGTGGGAGACCCCGTGGGGCGTGATGCCCTCAAGGATGGCGATCTCGTGTTTTTCGGTTCATCAGAGGAGAGCATCAACCATGTGGGCATCTATGTGGGCGACAATCGGTTCGTTCATGCTCCGCGCCGTGGGGATGACATCAAGGTCTCTTCCCTCGACGAAAACTACTTTGCCAAGAAGTTCATGGGCGGTCGCCGCTATTTTTAA
- a CDS encoding EVE domain-containing protein → MTRDRRFWLFKSEPSCFSFDDLKACPDSTEHWDGVRNFQARNLLRDEIKPGDGVLFYHSSIAEPAVVGIAEVVRGGYPDWTALDPGAEHFDHRASSDNPIWFMVDVRYVRPLKTPVTLNEMKMHSELSGMVLLKRSRLSVQPVTRQEWEHILRLGGVH, encoded by the coding sequence GTGACCCGTGACCGCCGCTTCTGGCTTTTCAAGAGCGAACCGTCCTGTTTTTCATTCGATGACCTTAAGGCATGCCCCGACAGTACGGAGCATTGGGACGGAGTGCGCAACTTCCAGGCCCGGAATCTGCTGAGGGACGAAATCAAGCCGGGGGACGGGGTTCTCTTCTACCACAGCAGCATAGCGGAACCGGCTGTGGTCGGCATTGCCGAGGTGGTCAGGGGAGGCTATCCCGACTGGACTGCCCTTGACCCCGGGGCCGAGCACTTCGACCACCGGGCAAGCAGTGATAATCCCATATGGTTCATGGTAGACGTGAGGTATGTCCGTCCCTTGAAAACGCCGGTAACCCTCAATGAGATGAAGATGCATTCCGAACTTTCCGGCATGGTCCTTCTAAAAAGAAGCCGCCTGTCGGTCCAGCCGGTGACGCGTCAGGAGTGGGAGCACATTCTCCGCTTAGGTGGAGTTCACTGA